The Pseudomonas sp. G2-4 genome window below encodes:
- the gshB gene encoding glutathione synthase, producing the protein MSVRVGIVMDPIASISYKKDSSLAMLLAAQKRGWELFYMEQRDLYQAEGQARARMKPLKVFANPEKWFELGDESDALLSDLDVILMRKDPPFDMEFVYSTYLLEQAENAGVLVVNKPQSLRDCNEKLFATLFPQCTPPTIVSRRPDVLREFADHHGDVILKPLDGMGGSSIFRHTAGHPNLSVILETLTLHGKQQIMIQGYLPAIVDGDKRILMIDGEPVDYCLARIPAAGETRGNLAAGGRGEARPLTEKDRWIAAQVGPTLREKGLLFVGLDVIGEHLTEINVTSPTCIREIDNAFGTDIGGMLMDAIDQKLKAR; encoded by the coding sequence ATGAGCGTACGCGTCGGCATTGTCATGGACCCTATCGCCAGCATTTCCTATAAAAAGGATAGCTCGCTGGCCATGCTGCTGGCCGCTCAAAAGCGCGGCTGGGAGTTGTTCTATATGGAGCAGCGCGACCTCTACCAGGCCGAAGGCCAGGCGCGGGCGCGGATGAAGCCGCTGAAAGTCTTCGCCAACCCCGAGAAGTGGTTTGAACTGGGCGACGAAAGCGACGCGCTGCTGAGCGACCTGGACGTGATCCTGATGCGCAAGGATCCGCCGTTCGACATGGAGTTCGTGTACTCCACCTACCTGCTGGAGCAGGCGGAAAACGCTGGTGTGCTGGTGGTCAACAAGCCCCAGAGCCTGCGTGACTGCAACGAAAAGCTGTTCGCCACACTGTTCCCGCAGTGCACGCCACCCACCATTGTCAGCCGTCGACCGGACGTGTTGCGCGAATTCGCCGACCACCACGGCGACGTGATTCTCAAGCCCCTGGACGGCATGGGCGGCTCCTCGATTTTCCGTCACACCGCCGGCCACCCGAACCTGTCCGTGATCCTGGAAACCCTGACTTTGCACGGCAAGCAGCAGATCATGATCCAGGGTTACCTGCCGGCCATCGTCGATGGCGACAAGCGCATCCTGATGATCGACGGCGAACCGGTGGATTATTGCCTGGCGCGCATCCCGGCCGCCGGTGAAACCCGTGGCAACCTGGCGGCCGGCGGTCGTGGCGAAGCGCGTCCGTTGACCGAGAAAGACCGCTGGATCGCGGCCCAGGTCGGCCCGACCCTGCGCGAGAAAGGCCTGCTGTTCGTGGGCCTGGACGTGATCGGCGAGCACCTGACGGAAATCAACGTCACCAGCCCGACCTGCATCCGCGAGATTGACAACGCCTTTGGCACCGACATCGGCGGGATGCTGATGGATGCCATCGATCAGAAGCTCAAGGCTCGTTGA
- a CDS encoding Hpt domain-containing protein, with the protein MGDRHDYVALEWVKGEIAETLKQAHLALNRLVDDPQASDALGQCLACIHQVHGSLQMVEFYGAALLAEEMEQLCAAVQDNRIVHRDEAISLLSQALGQLPIYLDRIQSARRDLPLVVLPLINDLRSARGESLLSETSLFSPELPDIAPLSGEVLKRLEPADLPSTLRKLRQTLQVALVGLLREQDDTTHLGYLAKVFLRLEGLCAGAPLNALWQVSSALVEGMRDGRIANSPALRSLFKEADKELKRLLDQGMPGINQPAPPHLLKSLLFYIAKAEHPSGQMQIMKERYSLDDALPDSAMVDEERARLAGPDRDAMRSVLAALCEELVRVKERLDLFVRSDRQHASELDSLLAPLRQIADTLAVLGFGQPRKVIIDQLAVVLSLAQGQREPDDATLMDVAGALLYVEATLAGMVGTVEPESREDTHLPTTDLTQIHQIVIKEAHTCLQQAKDMIVDYIDADWNSEQLQTLPALLTQVRGALAMIPLGRAASLVEACNGFIREHLLLEHAQPGWEELDHLADVITGLEYYLERLSEDPETPGEPLLDVVERSLAALGYFPDEARVPLLDDVLSPNEAQLMQDLQELDDPQTVQSLAQVLASPVSAVNPPARNIPGSLLPPPVDEHPVDDELREVFLEETGEVLDVLREYLPRWTTHPDDQGALSELRRAFHTLKGSGRMVRALVLGELAWAVENLLNRVLERSVEPDASVRQLIDETVQLLPDLVAEFAAQRQRQRDDVDRLAARAHGLARGGDEEDEDVQDVAALDPLLLKIFDNEAQGHLSSLNRFLDQAADHLPLQASDELQRALHTLKGSASMAGVLPIAELAGALDELAREYKAHLIALDLDEVELLLEAGGLLRLGLRQLHSEPLAPIPGAEALIQRAQALLAERLQATLSAPNKGLRAKRDPQLINNFLAQGMDILLDAESLLQRWQQHPGEGQELSALLDELTTLGEGAHLADLHPVDELCEALLDLYGAVEESSLAVSDTFFKEAQRAHEALIDMLDELAAGQHVHAQPERVQALRSLLETSLDPAATGLIRSDGSRTLSIRELGNATAELERSVPTETSVDDDIASIFLEEAQDILESAAQALQRWLADPENAAPLSSLQRDLHTLKGGAKMAGVRPVSDLAQELENLYEGLVDRRYSYSEELAQLLNSSHERLDLLLGQLQQRQPLGDPVALIDAIRRFRQDKPNTLEASGPTQGDAAGHDPELLEIFLEEGFDILDSSGAALLRWQEEPSNRQAVETLLRDLHTLKGGARMVEIVPIGDLAHELENLYEGLSAGLLQPTPALFSLLQSSHDRIAQMLDAVRAGQPCPLADRLIAQIQAVNHPQAREAPQAVAAPEPAPAPPAAPTPAPVRTEPAAPSDGADMVKVSAELLDDLVNLAGETSIFRGRIEQQVNDARVALGEMETTIERMRDQLRRLDTETQGRILSRQQVEAERLGYEEFDPLEMDRHSQLQQLSRALFESASDLLDLKETLDRSNHDAENLLQQQGRINTELQEGLMRTRMVPFERMLPRLKRIVRQVAQELGKDVEFVVDNAEGEMDRNVLERMAAPLEHMLRNAVDHGLEPADVRIAAGKPARGRISLDLAREGGDIIFDIRDDGAGVPLDAVRRKAIKRGLLAPDSDMNDRDVLQFILQPGFSTAEKITQISGRGVGMDVVHEEVRQLGGSMVIDSTPGQGVHFRIRLPFTVAVNRALMVQCHEDQYAIPLNTIESIVRVLPAELDGYYQSDPPTYTYAGQRYELCYLGELLKTGARPKLLGQSQPLPVLLMQCNERHVAVQVDATAGTREIVVKSLGPQFSAVQGLSGATILGDGRVVLILDLLAPIRAMPSHAPRRPTTEGEGEHQRPLLVLVVDDSVTVRKVTSRLLERHGMHVLTAKDGVDAMALLAEHAPDLMLLDIEMPRMDGFEVATQVRNDPRLAHLPIIMITSRTGQKHRDRAMAIGVNDYLGKPYQESVLLDSIARWSKTHA; encoded by the coding sequence ATGGGTGATCGGCACGACTATGTGGCCCTGGAGTGGGTCAAGGGCGAGATTGCCGAAACGCTGAAGCAGGCCCACTTGGCCCTCAACCGCCTGGTGGACGATCCGCAGGCGTCGGATGCCCTCGGGCAATGCCTGGCCTGCATTCACCAGGTCCATGGCAGCCTGCAGATGGTCGAGTTCTACGGCGCGGCGTTGCTGGCCGAGGAAATGGAGCAACTGTGCGCCGCCGTGCAGGACAACCGCATCGTTCATCGCGACGAAGCCATCAGCCTGTTGAGTCAAGCCCTGGGACAGTTGCCGATCTACCTGGACCGCATACAAAGCGCCCGTCGTGACCTGCCGCTGGTGGTGCTGCCGCTGATCAACGACCTGCGCAGCGCCCGAGGCGAGAGCCTGTTGTCGGAAACCAGCCTGTTCAGTCCCGAGCTGCCGGATATCGCGCCGCTCAGCGGCGAAGTCTTGAAACGCCTCGAACCGGCGGACCTGCCAAGCACCCTGCGCAAATTGCGCCAGACCCTGCAAGTGGCACTGGTGGGCTTGCTGCGCGAGCAGGATGACACCACTCACCTCGGTTACCTGGCCAAAGTCTTCCTTCGTCTGGAGGGCCTGTGCGCCGGTGCACCGCTCAATGCCCTGTGGCAGGTGTCTTCGGCGCTGGTCGAGGGCATGCGCGACGGCCGCATCGCCAACAGTCCGGCGTTGCGCAGCCTGTTTAAAGAAGCGGACAAGGAACTCAAGCGCCTGTTGGACCAAGGCATGCCCGGCATCAATCAACCGGCACCGCCACACCTGCTCAAGAGCTTGTTGTTCTATATTGCCAAGGCCGAACATCCCAGCGGGCAGATGCAGATCATGAAAGAACGCTACTCACTGGACGACGCGCTGCCTGACAGCGCCATGGTCGACGAGGAGCGGGCGCGCCTGGCCGGGCCCGACCGCGATGCCATGCGCTCGGTGCTCGCCGCGCTCTGCGAAGAGCTGGTGCGGGTCAAGGAACGCCTCGACCTGTTCGTGCGCAGTGACCGTCAGCACGCTTCGGAGCTGGACAGCCTGCTGGCGCCCCTGCGGCAGATCGCCGACACCCTGGCGGTGCTCGGTTTCGGCCAGCCGCGCAAGGTCATCATCGATCAACTGGCGGTGGTGCTGAGCCTCGCCCAGGGGCAGCGCGAGCCGGATGACGCGACCCTCATGGACGTCGCCGGGGCCTTGCTCTACGTCGAGGCGACCCTGGCCGGCATGGTCGGCACCGTCGAGCCCGAGAGCCGCGAAGACACCCACCTGCCTACCACGGACCTGACCCAGATCCACCAGATCGTCATCAAAGAGGCGCACACCTGCCTGCAACAGGCCAAAGACATGATCGTCGACTACATCGACGCCGACTGGAACAGCGAGCAGTTGCAAACCTTACCGGCGCTGCTGACCCAGGTCCGTGGCGCGCTGGCGATGATCCCCCTGGGCCGTGCCGCCAGTCTGGTGGAGGCCTGCAATGGTTTCATCCGTGAACATCTGTTGCTGGAGCACGCCCAGCCAGGCTGGGAAGAGCTCGACCACCTGGCTGACGTGATCACCGGCCTCGAGTACTACCTGGAGCGTTTGAGCGAAGACCCGGAAACCCCCGGCGAACCCTTGCTGGACGTGGTGGAGCGGAGCCTGGCCGCGCTCGGTTATTTCCCCGACGAAGCTCGGGTGCCCTTGCTTGACGATGTGCTGAGCCCCAACGAAGCCCAGCTTATGCAGGACTTGCAGGAGCTGGATGACCCACAGACCGTGCAGTCCCTGGCCCAAGTGCTGGCCAGTCCGGTCTCGGCGGTCAACCCACCCGCCAGGAACATCCCGGGCAGCCTGCTGCCGCCACCGGTGGATGAGCATCCGGTGGATGATGAGTTGCGCGAGGTCTTCCTCGAAGAAACCGGCGAAGTGCTGGATGTCCTGCGCGAGTACCTGCCGCGCTGGACGACTCACCCTGACGACCAGGGCGCTCTGAGTGAACTGCGTCGGGCCTTCCATACCCTCAAGGGCAGCGGCCGGATGGTCCGGGCGTTGGTGCTGGGTGAGCTGGCCTGGGCCGTGGAAAACCTGCTCAACCGGGTGCTGGAACGCAGCGTCGAGCCCGATGCGTCGGTCCGGCAGTTGATAGACGAGACGGTGCAATTGCTCCCCGACCTGGTGGCTGAATTTGCTGCCCAGCGCCAGCGCCAGCGTGACGACGTCGACCGTCTGGCCGCCCGCGCCCACGGGCTCGCCAGGGGCGGCGATGAAGAAGACGAAGACGTACAGGATGTCGCGGCCCTCGATCCGCTGTTGCTGAAGATCTTCGACAACGAAGCCCAGGGCCACCTTTCCAGCCTCAATCGCTTTCTCGACCAGGCCGCCGATCACCTGCCGTTACAGGCCAGCGACGAACTGCAGCGGGCCTTGCACACCCTCAAGGGCAGCGCATCCATGGCCGGTGTGCTGCCGATCGCCGAGTTGGCCGGTGCGTTGGACGAACTGGCCCGGGAATACAAGGCGCACCTGATCGCTCTCGACCTGGATGAGGTCGAACTGCTGCTGGAGGCCGGAGGCCTGCTCCGCCTGGGCCTGCGCCAGTTGCACAGCGAGCCGCTGGCGCCGATCCCCGGCGCCGAGGCGCTGATCCAACGTGCCCAGGCCCTGTTGGCGGAGCGTCTGCAAGCGACCCTCAGCGCACCCAACAAAGGGTTGCGGGCCAAGCGCGACCCACAATTGATCAACAACTTCCTCGCCCAGGGCATGGACATCCTGCTGGACGCCGAAAGCCTGTTGCAGCGTTGGCAGCAGCACCCGGGCGAAGGCCAGGAACTGAGTGCGCTGCTGGATGAGCTGACCACCCTCGGCGAAGGCGCACACTTGGCCGACTTGCACCCGGTGGACGAACTCTGCGAAGCCCTGCTTGATCTTTATGGCGCGGTGGAAGAAAGCAGCCTGGCGGTCAGCGACACGTTTTTCAAGGAAGCGCAGCGCGCCCATGAGGCCCTGATCGACATGCTCGACGAGCTGGCCGCCGGGCAACATGTGCATGCGCAACCCGAACGGGTACAGGCCCTGCGCAGCCTGCTCGAGACCAGTCTCGACCCAGCGGCCACCGGCCTGATCCGCAGCGACGGCAGCCGTACCTTGAGCATCCGCGAACTGGGTAATGCCACGGCTGAGCTCGAACGCAGCGTCCCCACCGAGACCTCGGTGGACGACGACATCGCCTCGATCTTTCTCGAAGAAGCCCAAGACATCCTCGAGAGCGCCGCCCAGGCGTTGCAACGCTGGCTGGCTGATCCGGAAAATGCTGCGCCGCTGTCCTCGTTGCAACGTGACCTGCACACCCTCAAGGGCGGCGCGAAGATGGCGGGCGTGCGGCCGGTGAGCGATCTGGCCCAGGAGCTGGAAAATCTTTATGAAGGGCTGGTGGACCGCCGCTACAGCTACAGCGAGGAGCTGGCGCAACTGCTCAACAGCAGCCACGAACGCCTCGACCTGTTGCTCGGGCAGTTGCAGCAGCGCCAGCCATTGGGCGACCCCGTTGCACTGATCGACGCCATTCGCCGGTTTCGTCAGGACAAACCGAACACACTGGAGGCGAGCGGGCCGACCCAGGGCGATGCGGCCGGGCATGACCCCGAACTGCTGGAAATCTTCCTCGAAGAAGGCTTCGACATTCTCGACAGCTCTGGCGCGGCACTACTGCGGTGGCAGGAAGAGCCGTCGAACCGCCAGGCCGTGGAAACCCTGTTGCGGGATTTGCACACCCTCAAGGGCGGCGCGCGGATGGTGGAAATCGTGCCCATCGGCGATTTGGCCCATGAGCTGGAAAACCTCTACGAAGGCCTGTCCGCGGGCCTGCTTCAGCCGACCCCGGCGCTGTTCAGTCTGTTGCAGAGCAGCCATGACCGAATCGCCCAAATGCTCGACGCGGTGCGCGCTGGGCAACCGTGTCCGCTGGCAGATCGGCTGATCGCGCAGATCCAGGCTGTGAACCATCCGCAGGCGCGCGAGGCACCCCAAGCCGTCGCTGCCCCGGAACCGGCGCCTGCCCCGCCTGCGGCCCCGACGCCCGCGCCCGTCAGAACCGAGCCAGCCGCACCCAGTGATGGTGCGGACATGGTCAAGGTCTCCGCCGAATTGCTCGACGATCTGGTGAACCTGGCCGGGGAAACGTCGATTTTCCGTGGACGCATCGAACAGCAGGTCAACGATGCACGAGTGGCGTTGGGCGAGATGGAAACCACCATCGAACGGATGCGTGACCAGTTGCGCCGTCTGGATACCGAAACCCAGGGGCGGATTCTCAGCCGTCAGCAGGTGGAGGCCGAGCGTCTGGGGTACGAAGAGTTCGACCCGCTGGAAATGGACCGCCATTCGCAGTTGCAGCAGTTGTCCCGGGCCCTGTTCGAATCCGCCTCGGACCTGCTCGACCTCAAGGAAACCCTCGACCGCAGCAACCACGATGCAGAGAATCTGCTGCAACAGCAGGGGCGCATCAACACCGAACTCCAGGAAGGCCTGATGCGTACACGCATGGTGCCGTTCGAGCGCATGTTGCCGCGCCTCAAGCGCATCGTCCGGCAAGTGGCGCAGGAGCTGGGCAAGGACGTGGAATTCGTGGTCGACAATGCCGAAGGCGAGATGGACCGCAACGTGCTCGAGCGCATGGCCGCGCCGCTGGAACACATGCTGCGCAACGCCGTCGACCACGGCTTGGAACCAGCCGACGTGCGCATCGCCGCTGGCAAACCGGCCCGCGGACGCATCAGCCTCGACCTGGCCCGGGAAGGTGGCGACATCATTTTCGACATCCGCGACGACGGTGCCGGGGTACCGCTGGACGCGGTGCGGCGCAAGGCGATCAAGCGGGGCTTGCTGGCACCGGACAGCGACATGAATGACCGCGACGTGCTGCAGTTCATCTTGCAGCCGGGGTTCTCCACCGCCGAAAAAATCACCCAGATCTCCGGGCGCGGCGTCGGCATGGACGTGGTTCATGAAGAAGTACGGCAACTGGGCGGCAGCATGGTGATCGACTCCACGCCGGGGCAGGGCGTGCATTTCCGCATCCGCCTGCCGTTTACCGTGGCGGTCAACCGGGCACTGATGGTGCAGTGTCATGAAGACCAGTACGCGATTCCGCTGAACACCATCGAAAGCATCGTCCGGGTGTTGCCTGCCGAGCTGGACGGTTATTACCAGAGCGATCCGCCGACCTATACCTACGCCGGGCAGCGATATGAGCTGTGCTACCTGGGCGAACTGCTGAAAACCGGCGCCCGCCCGAAACTGCTGGGCCAGAGCCAACCCTTGCCGGTGCTGCTGATGCAATGCAACGAGCGGCATGTCGCGGTGCAGGTGGACGCCACCGCCGGGACTCGGGAGATCGTGGTCAAGAGCCTCGGCCCGCAATTCTCGGCGGTGCAGGGCCTGTCCGGGGCGACCATCCTGGGGGACGGCCGGGTGGTGCTGATCCTTGACCTGCTGGCGCCGATTCGCGCCATGCCCAGCCACGCGCCGCGCCGCCCGACGACTGAAGGCGAGGGCGAACACCAACGACCGTTGCTGGTGCTGGTGGTGGACGATTCGGTGACGGTGCGCAAAGTCACCAGCCGTCTGCTGGAGCGCCATGGCATGCACGTCCTCACCGCCAAGGACGGCGTGGATGCCATGGCGCTGCTGGCCGAACACGCCCCGGACCTGATGCTGCTGGACATCGAAATGCCGCGCATGGACGGCTTCGAAGTGGCCACGCAAGTGCGCAACGACCCGCGCCTGGCGCACCTGCCGATCATCATGATCACCTCCCGCACCGGCCAGAAACACCGCGACCGCGCCATGGCCATCGGCGTCAACGACTACCTGGGCAAGCCGTACCAGGAATCGGTGCTGCTCGACAGCATCGCCCGCTGGAGCAAGACCCATGCATGA
- the pilH gene encoding twitching motility response regulator PilH, which translates to MARILIVDDSPTEMYKLTGMLEKHGHEVLKAENGADGVALARQEKPDAVLMDIVMPGLNGFQATRQLTKDPDTGHIPVIIITTKDQDTDKVWGTRQGAKDYLTKPVDEETLIATLNKVLVG; encoded by the coding sequence ATGGCACGTATCCTGATCGTCGATGATTCGCCGACCGAAATGTACAAATTGACCGGCATGCTGGAAAAGCACGGCCACGAGGTCTTGAAGGCTGAAAACGGCGCCGACGGTGTGGCCCTGGCCCGCCAGGAAAAACCCGATGCCGTATTGATGGACATCGTCATGCCCGGCCTCAACGGTTTCCAGGCCACGCGCCAGTTGACCAAGGACCCGGACACCGGGCACATCCCGGTGATCATCATCACCACCAAGGACCAGGACACCGACAAGGTCTGGGGCACGCGCCAGGGCGCGAAGGACTACCTGACCAAACCGGTGGACGAAGAAACCCTGATCGCGACCCTGAACAAAGTGCTGGTGGGTTGA
- a CDS encoding methyl-accepting chemotaxis protein — MSKAKTGKPLEASRSRSQIIVLFVALIVFIMLLFANFAYLNTQSTYDKQYIGHAGELRVLSQRIAKNATEAAAGKPAAFKLLSDARNDFAQRWGYLKQGDPVTGLPPAPATLRPQMRAVQLDWERLLQNTDAILSSEQTVLSLHQVAATLAETVPQLQVEYEKVVEILLQRGAPAAQVAMAQRQSLLAERILGAVNTVLAGDENASQAADTFGRDAERFGQVLNGMLQGDPALKISQVQDRDARARLAEISELFEFVSGSVDEILETSPELFKVRESAGNIFNLSQTLLDEASHLATAFENLAGGRSVNSIGGYVLGLLALMSIILIGLVMVRETNRQLRETAEKNERNQNAIMRLLDEIEDLADGDLTVTASVTEDFTGTIADSINYSVDQLRDLVATINLTAGQVAAAVQETQATAMHLAQASEHQAQQISEASTSINEMAQSIDQVSANAAESSAVAERSVEIANKGNEVVHNTIHGMDNIREQIQDTAKRIKRLGESSQEIGDIVSLIDDIADQTNILALNAAIQASMAGDAGRGFAVVADEVQRLAERSSAATRQIETLVRAIQADTNEAVISMEQTTTEVVRGARLAQDAGVALEEIEGVSKTLAALIQSISNAAQQQTTSAGQISLTMNVIQQITTQTSSGSTATAESIGNLAKMASQLRRSVSGFTLPAGPAADEDKA, encoded by the coding sequence ATGAGCAAAGCAAAAACAGGCAAGCCACTGGAAGCGTCGCGCAGTCGTTCGCAGATCATCGTGCTGTTCGTCGCATTGATAGTCTTCATCATGTTGCTGTTCGCCAACTTCGCTTACCTCAACACCCAGTCCACCTACGACAAGCAGTACATCGGCCACGCCGGTGAGTTGCGGGTACTGTCCCAACGCATCGCCAAGAACGCCACCGAGGCCGCCGCTGGCAAGCCTGCGGCGTTCAAGTTGCTGAGCGATGCGCGCAATGATTTTGCCCAGCGCTGGGGTTACCTGAAGCAGGGGGACCCGGTGACCGGCTTGCCACCGGCTCCTGCCACCCTGCGTCCGCAGATGCGCGCCGTGCAGTTGGACTGGGAGCGTCTGCTCCAGAACACCGACGCCATTCTCTCCAGCGAACAGACTGTGTTGTCGCTGCATCAGGTGGCGGCGACCCTGGCTGAAACCGTGCCGCAATTGCAGGTCGAGTACGAAAAAGTCGTCGAGATTTTGCTCCAGCGCGGCGCGCCTGCCGCCCAGGTAGCCATGGCCCAGCGCCAGTCGCTGCTGGCCGAGCGGATTCTCGGCGCGGTGAACACCGTGTTGGCCGGGGACGAGAACGCCAGCCAGGCCGCCGACACCTTTGGCCGCGACGCCGAGCGTTTCGGCCAAGTGCTCAATGGCATGCTGCAAGGTGACCCGGCCTTGAAGATTTCCCAGGTCCAGGACCGCGACGCCCGCGCACGCCTGGCCGAAATCAGCGAGCTGTTCGAGTTTGTCTCGGGCTCGGTGGACGAAATACTCGAAACCTCCCCGGAGCTGTTCAAAGTCCGCGAATCGGCCGGCAATATCTTCAACCTGTCGCAAACCCTGCTCGACGAAGCCTCGCACCTGGCCACGGCCTTCGAGAACCTGGCCGGTGGGCGCTCGGTCAACAGCATCGGCGGTTATGTGCTGGGCCTGCTGGCGCTGATGTCGATCATCCTGATCGGGCTGGTGATGGTCCGCGAAACCAACCGCCAGCTTCGGGAAACGGCGGAAAAGAACGAGCGTAACCAGAACGCGATCATGCGTTTGCTGGACGAAATCGAAGACCTGGCCGACGGTGACTTGACCGTCACCGCTTCGGTGACCGAAGACTTCACTGGCACCATCGCCGACTCCATCAATTACTCGGTGGATCAACTGCGCGATCTGGTCGCCACCATCAACCTCACCGCCGGCCAGGTCGCCGCCGCCGTGCAGGAAACCCAGGCCACGGCGATGCACCTGGCCCAGGCTTCCGAGCACCAGGCCCAGCAGATCAGCGAAGCTTCGACTTCAATCAATGAAATGGCCCAGTCCATCGACCAGGTGTCGGCCAATGCCGCCGAGTCGTCGGCGGTGGCCGAGCGTTCGGTGGAAATTGCCAACAAGGGCAACGAGGTGGTGCACAACACCATTCATGGCATGGACAACATTCGCGAGCAGATCCAGGACACCGCCAAGCGCATCAAGCGCCTGGGTGAGTCGTCCCAGGAGATTGGCGATATTGTCAGCCTGATCGACGACATCGCCGACCAGACCAACATCCTGGCCCTCAACGCCGCCATCCAGGCGTCCATGGCCGGTGATGCCGGGCGCGGGTTTGCCGTGGTGGCCGATGAAGTGCAGCGGCTGGCGGAACGTTCTTCGGCGGCGACCCGGCAAATCGAGACCCTGGTGCGGGCGATCCAGGCCGACACCAACGAAGCGGTGATCTCCATGGAGCAAACCACCACCGAAGTGGTGCGCGGGGCTCGGCTGGCCCAGGATGCCGGCGTCGCCCTGGAAGAAATCGAGGGCGTGTCCAAGACCCTGGCGGCGCTGATCCAGAGCATTTCCAACGCGGCCCAGCAACAGACCACCTCGGCGGGGCAGATTTCCCTGACCATGAACGTGATCCAGCAGATCACCACGCAAACCTCGTCCGGCTCCACCGCCACCGCCGAGAGCATCGGCAACCTGGCGAAAATGGCCAGCCAGCTGCGCCGCTCGGTGTCGGGGTTTACTTTGCCGGCAGGACCTGCGGCGGATGAAGACAAAGCGTGA
- a CDS encoding response regulator gives MAEHPTQQQPSALKVMVIDDSKTIRRTAETLLRNVGCEVITAVDGFDALAKIADHHPGIIFVDIMMPRLDGYQTCALIKNNSAFKATPVIMLSSRDGLFDKAKGRIVGSDQFLTKPFSKEELLGAIQAHVPGFAAVQPHQAH, from the coding sequence ATGGCAGAGCATCCTACGCAGCAGCAACCCAGCGCCTTGAAGGTCATGGTCATCGACGATTCGAAGACCATCCGCCGCACCGCCGAAACCCTGCTGCGCAACGTGGGGTGCGAGGTGATCACGGCCGTCGACGGCTTCGATGCCCTGGCCAAGATTGCCGATCATCATCCGGGCATTATCTTTGTCGACATCATGATGCCGCGTCTGGACGGTTACCAGACCTGCGCCCTGATCAAGAACAACAGCGCGTTCAAGGCCACGCCGGTGATCATGCTGTCGTCCCGGGACGGGCTGTTCGACAAGGCCAAGGGGCGCATCGTCGGCTCCGATCAGTTTTTGACCAAGCCGTTCAGCAAGGAAGAACTGCTGGGTGCGATACAAGCCCATGTCCCGGGCTTTGCCGCTGTCCAGCCGCACCAGGCACATTAA
- a CDS encoding chemotaxis protein CheW, with protein sequence MSPSLTAFELLLQIDRRCRLLGADLPSQPTHRASWSGIGFRLGEHWYVAPMGEVSEVLHEPRYTHLPGVKPWVRGVANLRGRLLPLMDLCGYFGHELSSVRKQRRVLVVDHDEVFTGLLVDEVLGLQHFAQDSLETTLADDLDGPEAAFVKGRFRGERQWQVFSPFALTRSPGFMDVAI encoded by the coding sequence ATGAGCCCATCCCTGACCGCTTTCGAGCTGCTGCTGCAGATCGATCGGCGCTGCCGGCTACTGGGGGCGGACCTGCCGTCCCAACCGACCCATCGCGCCAGTTGGAGCGGCATCGGCTTTCGCTTGGGTGAACACTGGTACGTGGCGCCCATGGGCGAAGTCAGTGAAGTGCTGCATGAGCCGCGTTACACGCATTTACCCGGGGTCAAGCCATGGGTTCGTGGTGTGGCTAACCTGCGTGGGCGATTGTTGCCACTGATGGACCTGTGCGGTTACTTCGGTCATGAACTTTCGTCGGTGCGCAAGCAGCGGCGGGTATTGGTGGTCGATCACGACGAGGTGTTCACCGGGTTGTTGGTGGACGAGGTCCTCGGGCTGCAGCATTTTGCCCAGGACAGCCTGGAAACGACGCTTGCGGACGATCTCGACGGCCCGGAGGCGGCCTTCGTCAAAGGTCGTTTTCGCGGCGAGCGCCAGTGGCAAGTGTTCAGCCCGTTTGCGTTGACGCGCTCGCCGGGGTTCATGGATGTGGCAATTTAA